A genomic region of Micromonospora sp. NBC_01796 contains the following coding sequences:
- a CDS encoding sirohydrochlorin chelatase, translating to MRPARMRSGPDPVILVAHGSQDHRAAVATRSLVRAVELARPGLPVRAAYLDHTTPGPAAVLHELAAAGHRGATVVPLLLTAAYHGRVDIPGVIAAAQAQGLRLPVRVTDVLGPAEVSVAPDELLLAGLRHRLAEVLYAGPAGAAPGPLDGLVLAAAGTRVPEARRTVEAVAGALGEALGVPSLAAYASAAPPTAGAAVARLRAGGARRIGVAAYFLAPGRLYESAVASARAAGAVAIGAPLTDSPEIARLVLDRVDAASGAGSPVAPAADPVRGRPDAAPRVAA from the coding sequence GTGCGGCCTGCACGTATGAGATCCGGACCGGATCCGGTGATCCTGGTTGCCCACGGCAGCCAGGACCACCGGGCGGCGGTGGCGACCCGGTCCCTGGTACGGGCGGTCGAGCTGGCCCGTCCCGGCCTGCCGGTACGGGCCGCCTACCTCGACCACACCACGCCGGGTCCGGCCGCGGTCCTGCACGAGCTGGCGGCGGCCGGTCACCGGGGCGCCACGGTGGTGCCGCTGCTGCTGACCGCCGCGTACCACGGTCGGGTCGACATCCCCGGTGTGATCGCCGCCGCGCAGGCCCAGGGCCTCCGGCTGCCCGTACGCGTCACCGACGTTCTCGGACCGGCCGAGGTGTCCGTTGCGCCCGACGAGCTGCTGCTGGCCGGGCTCCGGCACCGGCTGGCCGAGGTTCTGTACGCCGGGCCTGCCGGGGCGGCTCCAGGCCCGCTGGACGGGTTGGTGCTGGCGGCGGCCGGAACGCGGGTGCCGGAGGCACGTCGTACGGTCGAGGCGGTCGCCGGGGCGCTGGGGGAGGCGCTGGGTGTCCCGAGCCTGGCCGCGTACGCCTCGGCCGCCCCGCCCACCGCGGGCGCGGCGGTGGCGCGGCTCCGGGCCGGAGGTGCGCGCCGGATCGGTGTGGCCGCCTACTTCCTCGCCCCCGGCCGCCTGTACGAGAGCGCGGTGGCTTCGGCCCGCGCCGCCGGTGCGGTGGCGATCGGTGCCCCGCTGACGGACTCGCCGGAGATCGCCCGGTTGGTACTGGACCGGGTCGATGCCGCGAGCGGCGCCGGCTCGCCGGTCGCGCCGGCAGCGGATCCGGTACGCGGACGCCCTGACGCGGCCCCGCGGGTAGCGGCCTGA
- a CDS encoding aldo/keto reductase family protein, whose protein sequence is MKHRQLGRSGLRVSEITYGNWLTHGELVARDAALVCVRAALQAGITTFDTADVYARGAAEELLGEALRGVRRESVEIATKVCLPTGDGPNDRGLSRKHILESCHASLRRLGTDYVDLYQAHRYDDRTPLEETLIAFDDLVRQGKVRYLGVSEWTAPQIRDALALADQLGLRGRIVSNQPQYNMLWRVIEPEVLPLCEREGLGQIVFQPLAQGVLTGKYRPGQPPPAGSRAASGGRAPVFIRRVLGDELLRRVQALRPVAEEAGLSMAQLAIAWTLQHPGVGTALIGATRPEQVTENAAAAGVRLDADVMRRIDETLADLIENDVTKTAQMMAVKANWARAETSTTDA, encoded by the coding sequence ATGAAGCATCGTCAGCTTGGTCGCAGCGGCCTGCGGGTCAGTGAGATCACCTACGGCAACTGGCTCACCCACGGGGAGCTGGTGGCGCGGGACGCCGCCCTGGTCTGCGTACGGGCCGCGCTCCAGGCGGGCATCACCACCTTCGACACCGCCGACGTCTACGCCCGGGGTGCCGCGGAGGAGTTGCTCGGCGAGGCGCTGCGCGGCGTACGCCGGGAGTCGGTCGAGATCGCCACGAAGGTGTGCCTGCCGACCGGGGACGGACCCAACGACCGTGGCCTGTCCCGCAAGCACATCCTGGAGTCCTGCCACGCGTCGCTGCGCCGGTTGGGCACCGACTACGTCGACCTCTACCAGGCCCACCGGTACGACGACCGGACCCCGCTGGAGGAGACGCTGATCGCCTTCGACGACCTGGTACGCCAGGGCAAGGTGCGCTACCTGGGCGTCTCGGAGTGGACCGCGCCGCAGATCCGGGACGCGCTCGCCCTCGCCGACCAGCTCGGGCTGCGCGGCCGGATCGTGTCGAACCAGCCGCAGTACAACATGCTCTGGCGGGTGATCGAGCCCGAGGTGCTGCCGCTGTGCGAACGGGAGGGGCTCGGCCAGATCGTCTTCCAGCCGCTCGCCCAGGGCGTGTTGACGGGCAAGTACCGGCCGGGGCAGCCGCCGCCTGCCGGGTCCCGGGCGGCCAGTGGGGGCAGGGCGCCGGTGTTCATCCGGCGGGTGCTCGGTGACGAGCTGTTACGGCGGGTGCAGGCGCTGCGCCCGGTCGCCGAGGAGGCGGGACTGTCGATGGCCCAACTGGCGATCGCCTGGACCCTGCAACACCCCGGCGTCGGTACGGCGCTCATCGGCGCGACCCGGCCGGAGCAGGTGACCGAGAACGCCGCCGCGGCGGGCGTACGGCTGGACGCCGATGTGATGCGCCGCATAGACGAGACGTTGGCAGATCTGATCGAGAATGACGTTACGAAGACCGCTCAGATGATGGCGGTGAAAGCTAACTGGGCGCGGGCCGAGACATCAACTACCGATGCGTAG
- a CDS encoding WhiB family transcriptional regulator has translation MDWRHHAVCRDEDPELFFPIGTSGPALLQVEQAKAVCRRCSVTEDCLQWALESGQDAGVWGGMSEEERRAVKRRGGLRVLRAHTA, from the coding sequence ATGGACTGGCGTCACCATGCTGTCTGCCGCGACGAAGACCCGGAGCTGTTCTTCCCGATCGGGACGTCTGGCCCGGCTCTCCTTCAGGTCGAGCAGGCCAAGGCCGTCTGCCGGCGCTGCTCCGTGACCGAAGATTGCCTCCAGTGGGCACTCGAATCCGGTCAGGACGCGGGCGTCTGGGGCGGAATGAGCGAAGAAGAGCGGCGCGCGGTCAAGCGCCGTGGCGGACTTCGGGTCCTGCGCGCTCACACCGCCTGA
- a CDS encoding diacylglycerol/lipid kinase family protein: protein MRALLVVNPKATATSQRSRDVLVRALRSEVDLTVEYTRRRDHAVSLAREAVRDRMDLVVTLGGDGTVNEVVNGLMTAETSTVDPDRPSAERLPALAVVPGGSTNVFARALGLPREWPEATSVILDGVRLGRFRSVGLGRADDRYFTFCAGFGLDAAVIHRVEQARRRGRVSTPSLYLRAMLTQYAFGPERRHPDISLELPDGVVASELATVAIQNTAPWTYIGDREVNPNPDASFDLGLDVMAVRRLRVPSTTRTVTQLLSRKTQPHGRQILRLHDLEEFSLVAGRPQAFQLDGDYLGEREKVRFASVSAALRVIC from the coding sequence ATGCGGGCCCTTCTGGTGGTCAATCCCAAGGCCACCGCCACCAGCCAGCGCAGCCGGGACGTACTCGTCCGGGCCCTGCGCAGCGAGGTCGATCTCACCGTCGAGTACACCCGGCGGCGGGATCATGCGGTGAGCCTGGCCAGGGAGGCCGTACGAGATCGGATGGACCTGGTCGTCACGCTCGGTGGTGACGGCACGGTCAACGAGGTGGTCAACGGGTTGATGACCGCCGAGACCTCGACCGTCGACCCGGACCGGCCGTCGGCCGAGCGGCTGCCCGCCCTGGCGGTGGTGCCGGGTGGTTCGACCAACGTCTTCGCGCGGGCGCTGGGTCTGCCCCGGGAGTGGCCGGAGGCGACCAGCGTGATCCTCGACGGCGTACGGCTGGGGCGGTTCCGGTCGGTCGGGCTGGGCCGGGCGGACGATCGCTACTTCACGTTCTGTGCCGGCTTCGGGCTGGACGCCGCCGTCATCCACCGGGTGGAGCAGGCCCGGCGACGGGGTCGGGTCTCCACTCCCTCGCTCTACCTGCGCGCGATGCTCACCCAGTACGCCTTCGGCCCGGAGCGCCGGCACCCGGACATCTCGCTGGAACTTCCGGACGGCGTCGTGGCGAGCGAGCTGGCCACGGTGGCGATCCAGAACACCGCCCCGTGGACGTACATCGGGGACCGGGAAGTGAACCCGAACCCGGACGCGTCCTTCGATCTCGGGCTCGACGTGATGGCCGTACGCCGGCTCCGCGTGCCGAGCACCACACGTACGGTGACACAGCTGCTCTCGCGGAAAACTCAGCCGCACGGCCGGCAAATTCTTCGGTTGCACGACCTGGAGGAGTTTTCCCTGGTCGCAGGCCGTCCGCAGGCGTTCCAGCTCGACGGGGACTACCTCGGCGAACGAGAAAAAGTTCGATTCGCCTCCGTAAGCGCCGCACTAAGAGTAATCTGCTAG
- a CDS encoding ATP-binding protein, protein MLTVPADGGYLGVLRTATAGLAARLHFALDEIEDLRIAVDEACAMLLAIATRDAELECRFSVTDDALTVEVTVPTTSGARLPAESSFAWKVLTALTTSANATANGRQATITLLTRRAAEF, encoded by the coding sequence ATGCTCACGGTGCCCGCCGACGGCGGGTATCTGGGGGTGCTGCGTACCGCGACCGCTGGCCTGGCCGCGCGCCTGCACTTCGCCCTGGACGAGATCGAGGATCTACGGATCGCGGTGGACGAGGCGTGCGCGATGCTGCTCGCGATCGCCACCCGGGACGCCGAGCTTGAGTGCCGGTTCTCGGTGACCGACGACGCCCTCACCGTCGAGGTGACCGTGCCGACCACCTCGGGTGCCCGACTGCCGGCCGAGTCGTCGTTCGCGTGGAAGGTACTGACCGCGCTGACCACCTCCGCCAACGCCACCGCCAACGGGCGTCAGGCGACGATCACCCTGCTCACCCGCCGCGCCGCCGAGTTCTGA
- a CDS encoding GNAT family N-acetyltransferase, whose amino-acid sequence MRAVRREDAAGVAVLLGQLGYPTDGAAVRERLTYWLGDEASVLLGADDDGQLVGVAALHVCPILEVTGKFGRVVALVVDDRYRGQGVGRSLMAEMEKRAYAAGCILMEVTSGGHRESAHRFYAGLGYQDAHERSKRFTKFLPGDTKEPV is encoded by the coding sequence GTGCGCGCGGTTCGGCGAGAGGACGCGGCGGGGGTTGCTGTTCTGCTTGGTCAACTTGGTTATCCGACCGATGGCGCGGCTGTGCGTGAACGCCTGACCTACTGGTTGGGTGACGAGGCGAGCGTGTTGCTCGGCGCTGACGATGACGGTCAGTTGGTCGGAGTCGCCGCCCTGCACGTCTGTCCGATCCTGGAGGTCACCGGCAAGTTCGGCCGGGTCGTGGCCCTGGTGGTCGACGACCGGTACCGAGGTCAGGGGGTAGGGCGCTCGTTGATGGCCGAGATGGAGAAACGGGCGTACGCCGCCGGCTGCATCCTGATGGAGGTGACAAGCGGTGGCCACCGGGAATCGGCGCACCGGTTCTATGCGGGATTGGGGTACCAGGACGCCCATGAGAGATCCAAACGCTTCACCAAGTTCCTGCCCGGGGACACGAAAGAACCCGTGTAG
- a CDS encoding VOC family protein produces MASINPFQVRFHHVSLSVANLDAQQRWYQDALGFTNVIEQFELPQPPVRTAVLQASNGVRVELIEREGSTRPEIFTDPLDTARGQGYGHWALEVDNLDDAFMRLTRTGAQPVWPPADAVQPGARFAYVKDPEGNLIELIQPPPG; encoded by the coding sequence ATGGCGAGCATCAACCCTTTCCAGGTCCGCTTCCATCACGTCAGCCTGTCCGTGGCCAACCTCGACGCCCAGCAACGCTGGTATCAGGACGCGCTCGGGTTCACCAACGTGATCGAGCAGTTCGAACTTCCCCAACCGCCGGTACGGACAGCCGTGCTCCAGGCGAGCAACGGCGTACGGGTCGAACTCATCGAACGGGAGGGCTCCACCCGTCCCGAGATCTTCACCGATCCGCTCGACACCGCGCGGGGCCAGGGGTACGGCCACTGGGCCCTGGAGGTCGACAACCTCGACGACGCCTTCATGCGCCTGACCCGGACCGGTGCACAGCCCGTCTGGCCACCGGCCGACGCGGTCCAGCCCGGCGCCCGGTTCGCCTACGTTAAGGATCCCGAGGGAAACCTCATCGAGCTGATCCAGCCCCCGCCCGGCTGA